One region of Terriglobia bacterium genomic DNA includes:
- the hfq gene encoding RNA chaperone Hfq, whose product MPLSQEIWGNGGIMSVINVQESFLNVALAGGKHITVQLLNGAQVSGSVRSFDKYSIVLETKTQEQLIFKHSVSALLVCCRNKHCTETCQTGSGIRQAD is encoded by the coding sequence ATGCCACTGTCACAAGAGATATGGGGCAACGGTGGAATCATGTCAGTGATTAACGTTCAGGAATCGTTTCTCAACGTGGCTCTTGCGGGCGGGAAGCACATTACCGTCCAGTTGCTGAACGGCGCGCAGGTTTCAGGAAGCGTTCGTTCGTTTGATAAATATTCCATTGTGCTTGAAACCAAAACGCAGGAACAACTCATTTTCAAGCACTCCGTTTCCGCACTGCTGGTCTGCTGCAGAAACAAGCACTGCACTGAAACGTGCCAGACAGGGTCCGGCATCCGCCAAGCCGATTAA